From Desulfurobacteriaceae bacterium, a single genomic window includes:
- the lon gene encoding endopeptidase La produces MGEMPKTPTSNEPRFPEELPVLPLRDVVVFPMMITPLFVGREFSLNAVEEALKEHKLIFLLTQKDKDVEDPKPEDLYDVGTVAVILKAMKMGDGRVKILVQGLGRSKVKELKLEDGFYKALLEHILEPEYTPESLEEEALVKLVKDQIERIVALGKQIPPDMVAILRSIEDPGRLADLVAGQIELSTEEAMDLLSTVDPVERLRKISEKHEHEIKVLEIQELIRTKARESMEKEQKEYFLRQQLRAIRKELGEEEEKTKEIEEYREKIKKAKMPKEVEESVLKELSRLEKMHPESAEAAVLRTYIEWMIELPWSKKTRDKLDIERARQILDEDHYDLERVKNRILEYLAVKALIRKRKKKVKDVKQATICFVGPPGVGKTSLARSIARALGRKFVRISLGGVRDEAEIRGHRRTYVGAMPGKIIQALKKAGTKNPVILLDEIDKMVSDFRGDPAAALLEVLDPEQNREFVDNYINHPFDLSEVLFIATANTPHTIPEPLLDRLEVINIPGYTEYEKLQIAKEYIVPNQMKNHALTSEDIEFTDSALLHIIRHYTREAGVRNLDRRIAAVCRKVALWISEGKEKKYKITKKLVEKILGAPKFVPELELGEDEVGVATGLAWTPVGGDVLFIEVIVTKGSGRLILTGRLGDVMKESAQAALGFIKANADKYGIKHDFSKIDIHVHVPAGAIPKDGPSAGITIATAMLSALTDRKVKKEVAMTGEITLGGKVLPVGGLKEKILAALRYGAKTVILPEKNKAEVMEELPEDVKKKVKLVFVNRVEPVFDLALYEEERRRRKKR; encoded by the coding sequence ATGGGTGAGATGCCAAAGACACCAACTTCCAATGAACCAAGATTTCCAGAAGAACTCCCTGTTTTGCCGTTAAGAGACGTAGTTGTATTTCCTATGATGATTACTCCGCTCTTTGTGGGTAGGGAATTTTCTTTAAATGCAGTGGAAGAGGCATTAAAAGAGCACAAACTTATTTTTCTTCTAACTCAGAAAGATAAGGACGTAGAGGATCCAAAACCCGAAGATCTTTACGATGTGGGAACTGTTGCTGTCATCCTCAAAGCAATGAAAATGGGGGATGGCAGAGTAAAGATTCTCGTTCAGGGTTTAGGAAGATCAAAAGTTAAGGAATTGAAATTAGAAGATGGTTTTTATAAAGCTCTTCTTGAACACATTTTGGAACCAGAGTACACTCCAGAGTCTTTGGAAGAGGAAGCTCTTGTAAAACTTGTAAAGGATCAAATAGAAAGAATTGTTGCCCTTGGAAAGCAGATACCACCTGATATGGTTGCAATCTTAAGGTCTATCGAGGATCCTGGAAGACTCGCTGACCTTGTAGCAGGTCAGATAGAACTTTCTACTGAAGAAGCAATGGATCTTCTTTCTACAGTTGATCCTGTTGAAAGATTAAGAAAGATAAGTGAAAAACATGAACATGAAATAAAAGTTCTTGAGATACAAGAACTTATAAGAACAAAAGCTCGTGAATCTATGGAAAAAGAGCAAAAAGAGTATTTTCTTAGACAGCAACTAAGAGCTATAAGAAAAGAACTTGGAGAGGAAGAAGAAAAAACAAAGGAGATAGAGGAATATAGGGAAAAAATAAAAAAAGCAAAAATGCCAAAAGAGGTGGAAGAATCTGTCCTTAAGGAACTGTCTCGACTTGAAAAAATGCATCCTGAATCTGCAGAAGCTGCAGTTTTGAGAACTTATATAGAGTGGATGATAGAGCTTCCTTGGTCTAAGAAAACTCGCGATAAACTTGATATAGAGAGAGCAAGACAAATTCTGGATGAAGATCATTACGACCTTGAAAGAGTTAAAAATAGAATTTTGGAATACCTAGCAGTAAAGGCTCTTATAAGGAAGAGGAAGAAAAAGGTTAAAGATGTTAAACAGGCTACGATTTGTTTCGTTGGACCTCCGGGAGTTGGAAAAACGTCCCTCGCCCGTTCCATTGCAAGAGCTCTTGGTAGAAAGTTTGTAAGAATTTCTCTTGGTGGAGTTAGGGACGAAGCAGAGATAAGAGGACACAGAAGAACTTATGTTGGCGCAATGCCTGGGAAAATAATTCAAGCTTTGAAAAAAGCTGGAACTAAAAACCCTGTAATTCTACTTGATGAAATAGATAAAATGGTTTCTGACTTTAGAGGAGATCCAGCGGCAGCTCTTTTGGAAGTTCTTGATCCTGAACAGAATAGAGAGTTTGTTGATAACTATATAAACCATCCTTTCGACTTATCAGAAGTTCTTTTTATTGCAACTGCAAATACTCCTCATACAATTCCAGAACCTTTGCTTGATAGATTGGAAGTTATCAACATTCCAGGATACACAGAATATGAAAAACTTCAGATCGCTAAAGAGTACATTGTTCCCAACCAAATGAAGAATCATGCTTTAACTTCCGAAGATATCGAATTTACAGATTCTGCCCTTTTACACATTATTAGACACTATACAAGAGAGGCAGGAGTAAGAAACTTAGATAGACGCATTGCTGCTGTTTGCAGAAAAGTAGCCCTCTGGATAAGTGAAGGAAAGGAGAAAAAGTACAAGATAACAAAGAAACTTGTTGAAAAGATCCTAGGGGCTCCTAAGTTTGTTCCTGAACTTGAGCTTGGAGAAGATGAAGTTGGTGTAGCAACGGGGCTTGCTTGGACACCGGTAGGAGGAGATGTTTTATTTATTGAAGTTATAGTAACTAAAGGAAGTGGAAGGCTTATTTTGACGGGAAGACTTGGAGACGTAATGAAGGAATCTGCACAAGCTGCTCTTGGTTTCATAAAGGCAAATGCAGATAAGTATGGCATTAAACACGACTTTTCAAAAATAGATATTCATGTCCACGTTCCAGCAGGGGCAATTCCTAAAGATGGACCTTCTGCTGGAATAACAATAGCTACTGCAATGCTTTCTGCTTTGACAGATAGGAAAGTTAAAAAAGAAGTAGCTATGACAGGAGAAATTACTTTAGGTGG
- the galU gene encoding UTP--glucose-1-phosphate uridylyltransferase GalU → MIRKAVIPVAGLGTRFLPATKAQPKEMLPIVDKPVIQYIVEEAVRAGIRQIIFVTGKHKRAIEDHFDTNFELEYSLEKKGKEDLLKLVREVTNLAEVVYVRQKEPLGLGHAILTAEPAVGNEPFAVLLGDDIMVSDTPAIKQLMDVFDKYRCTVLGVQEVPKEDVSKYGIVGGKEVERGVFKVDALVEKPSVEEAPSNFAITGRYILTPGIFEALKKTPPGKGGEIQLTDGIERLGMKEALYAKIMEGKRYDTGNKLGFLIATVDFALMRKDLKDAFLKYLQEKLEEENK, encoded by the coding sequence ATGATAAGAAAAGCTGTTATTCCTGTTGCCGGACTTGGTACGAGGTTCTTGCCAGCAACTAAAGCTCAACCAAAGGAAATGCTACCAATTGTAGATAAACCTGTAATCCAGTATATCGTAGAAGAAGCTGTGAGGGCAGGGATTAGGCAAATTATCTTTGTTACAGGAAAACATAAAAGAGCTATAGAGGACCACTTTGATACCAACTTTGAGCTTGAGTATTCTTTAGAGAAAAAGGGAAAAGAAGATCTTTTAAAACTTGTAAGAGAAGTTACAAATTTGGCTGAAGTAGTTTATGTAAGACAGAAGGAACCTCTTGGGTTAGGACATGCTATTTTAACGGCAGAGCCGGCTGTTGGCAATGAACCTTTTGCGGTTTTGCTTGGGGACGACATAATGGTTTCAGATACTCCAGCCATAAAGCAACTGATGGATGTTTTTGATAAATATAGATGCACAGTCCTTGGAGTTCAAGAAGTTCCAAAAGAAGATGTTAGTAAATACGGTATTGTTGGTGGAAAAGAGGTGGAAAGAGGCGTTTTTAAAGTTGATGCTTTGGTTGAAAAGCCTTCCGTAGAAGAGGCGCCTTCAAATTTTGCTATTACTGGTAGATACATACTTACGCCAGGTATATTTGAAGCCTTAAAGAAAACTCCTCCTGGAAAAGGTGGAGAGATACAGCTCACAGATGGTATTGAAAGACTAGGAATGAAGGAAGCTCTCTATGCTAAGATAATGGAAGGTAAAAGATACGATACAGGAAATAAACTTGGTTTTTTAATAGCTACTGTTGACTTTGCTCTTATGAGAAAGGATCTAAAAGATGCTTTTCTTAAGTACTTACAGGAAAAACTTGAAGAGGAGAACAAGTAA
- a CDS encoding class I SAM-dependent rRNA methyltransferase encodes MLQVSVKKGKEKRIKGFHPWVYKNDILKFSRKPKRGELCVVRDYRGGFLAKGYINPDSYIAIRILTFKKDEEIDLDFFKKRISEAFSYRKKVVPEDSTAFRLVHSEADYLPGLIVDYYDGYLVVQITTLGMEVLKDKVIKALVDVVKPKGIYEKSTVQVRELEGLPLVEQPLYGEVPDRVIIKENGISFNVQIVGGQKTGYFLDQRENKLLFAKEFVKEGDRVLDAFCHLGGFGIHAAVIGGAKEVVAVDSSQLALDLAKENAELNGVADRFQFVKGDAFKVLKKMQLDGEKFDAIVIDPPAFAKSKTVVEQAKKGYKELFLRGLRMLKPGSSIVVCSCSHHITPPILEEILLSAAYDTRTPLRVLYTTYQAKDHPFVLQIPESRYLKCIFAKSFPWEV; translated from the coding sequence ATGCTCCAGGTTTCTGTAAAAAAGGGAAAAGAAAAGAGGATAAAAGGTTTTCATCCTTGGGTTTATAAGAACGACATTCTTAAGTTCTCAAGAAAGCCCAAGAGAGGAGAACTTTGCGTTGTAAGGGATTATAGAGGAGGTTTTCTCGCTAAGGGATACATAAATCCAGATAGTTATATAGCTATTAGGATTCTTACCTTTAAGAAAGATGAAGAAATAGACCTTGATTTTTTCAAGAAAAGAATTTCAGAAGCTTTTTCTTACAGAAAGAAGGTTGTACCGGAAGATTCCACGGCTTTTAGGTTAGTTCACTCTGAAGCTGATTATCTTCCAGGGCTTATTGTTGATTACTATGATGGATATCTTGTTGTCCAGATAACGACCTTAGGGATGGAAGTTCTTAAAGATAAAGTAATTAAAGCCTTAGTTGATGTTGTAAAACCTAAGGGAATTTATGAAAAGTCAACCGTTCAAGTAAGAGAGCTTGAAGGGCTTCCTTTAGTTGAACAGCCCCTTTACGGAGAAGTACCAGATAGAGTAATTATCAAGGAAAACGGGATAAGCTTTAACGTTCAAATTGTTGGAGGACAAAAAACAGGATATTTCTTAGACCAAAGAGAGAACAAGCTTCTTTTTGCAAAGGAGTTTGTAAAAGAAGGAGACAGGGTTCTTGATGCTTTTTGCCATCTTGGAGGATTCGGTATTCATGCAGCTGTAATTGGAGGAGCGAAAGAAGTAGTTGCAGTTGATAGCTCTCAACTTGCTTTAGACCTTGCAAAGGAAAATGCAGAACTTAATGGAGTGGCCGATAGGTTTCAGTTTGTTAAGGGAGATGCCTTTAAGGTTTTAAAGAAAATGCAGCTTGATGGAGAAAAGTTTGACGCAATTGTTATTGATCCACCTGCTTTTGCAAAGAGCAAAACGGTGGTTGAACAGGCTAAGAAGGGATACAAGGAGCTTTTCCTTCGTGGACTTAGAATGCTTAAACCGGGTAGTAGCATCGTTGTTTGTTCTTGTTCCCACCACATTACGCCTCCTATCCTAGAGGAGATTCTCCTTTCTGCGGCTTACGATACAAGAACACCTTTAAGGGTTCTCTATACAACTTATCAGGCCAAAGACCATCCGTTTGTTCTCCAGATTCCAGAAAGCAGGTACTTAAAGTGTATCTTTGCTAAAAGCTTTCCGTGGGAGGTCTAG